From the Pseudomonas putida genome, one window contains:
- a CDS encoding MFS transporter, whose protein sequence is MKPLLYITPLRALLFGLTLALFELLTYLASDAVMPAMPVVVEHLNASPEYIPHALNLYLLGGVVLQWLIGPLADRYGRRPLLLAGCAFFGVACLATYWVQDIGLFNLLRLLQGIGLGFVVTVSYPALNESFSEADAVRMMALLANIALLSPLLGPLVGTLMLQWLDWRWLFVAFAIGAVLCWLLLHRLMPETLGVERRDGSRLPFTPIHLLPLLAGYGQLLANRKFVAGSAALGLVGLPLIGWIGLSPVLLIHDEGLSTMEYALWQLPVFGGLILGNLIINRIADRYPLPALVRGALGPYLAGLCLMVLATWVWPTVTSVVAGMSLYALGLGVANAVLYRMTLFASEQSKGLVSAMLGMITIALLGLGGAVLAMIGAGESLLHFALAAGVAGALALWPLWFVVGGRPGEGAVAQ, encoded by the coding sequence ATGAAACCACTGCTCTACATCACCCCTCTTCGGGCCCTCTTGTTCGGCCTGACCCTGGCCCTGTTCGAGCTGCTCACCTACCTGGCCAGCGACGCCGTGATGCCGGCCATGCCGGTGGTGGTCGAGCACCTGAACGCCAGCCCCGAATACATTCCCCATGCACTCAACCTGTACCTGCTCGGTGGCGTGGTGCTGCAATGGCTGATCGGCCCGCTGGCCGACCGCTATGGGCGTCGCCCGCTGCTGCTGGCCGGCTGTGCCTTCTTTGGCGTCGCCTGCCTGGCCACCTATTGGGTGCAGGACATCGGTCTGTTCAACCTGCTGCGCCTGCTGCAGGGCATCGGCCTGGGCTTCGTGGTGACGGTCAGCTATCCGGCATTGAATGAATCGTTCAGCGAAGCGGACGCGGTGCGCATGATGGCGTTGCTCGCCAACATCGCCTTGCTGTCGCCGCTGCTCGGCCCGCTGGTCGGTACCCTCATGCTGCAGTGGCTGGACTGGCGCTGGCTGTTCGTGGCCTTCGCCATCGGTGCGGTGCTGTGCTGGCTGCTGTTGCATCGCCTGATGCCGGAAACCCTCGGCGTGGAGCGTCGTGATGGCTCACGCCTGCCGTTCACCCCGATCCACCTGCTGCCGCTGCTCGCCGGTTACGGCCAGCTGCTGGCCAACCGCAAGTTCGTCGCTGGCAGTGCCGCGCTGGGCCTGGTAGGCCTGCCGCTGATTGGCTGGATCGGTCTTTCGCCGGTGCTGCTGATTCACGACGAGGGGCTGAGCACGATGGAATATGCGCTGTGGCAGTTGCCGGTGTTCGGTGGGCTGATCCTGGGCAACCTGATCATCAACCGTATCGCCGACCGTTACCCGCTGCCGGCACTGGTGCGCGGCGCGCTGGGGCCGTACCTGGCCGGGCTGTGCCTGATGGTGCTGGCGACCTGGGTGTGGCCGACGGTGACCAGCGTGGTCGCTGGCATGTCGCTGTATGCATTGGGGCTGGGCGTGGCCAATGCGGTGCTGTACCGCATGACACTGTTTGCCAGCGAGCAGAGCAAGGGGTTGGTGTCGGCGATGCTGGGGATGATCACCATTGCCTTGCTGGGGCTGGGTGGCGCGGTACTTGCGATGATCGGGGCGGGGGAGAGCCTGTTGCACTTTGCCCTTGCGGCTGGCGTGGCAGGTGCCCTGGCGCTGTGGCCGCTCTGGTTCGTGGTAGGCGGGCGGCCAGGGGAAGGCGCTGTCGCTCAATGA
- a CDS encoding AmpG family muropeptide MFS transporter, producing the protein MPRKTWRAALAAYASPSTLVLLLLGFAAGLPYMLVFSTLSVWLREAGVARETIGYASLIGLAYAFKWVWSPLLDQWRLPLLGGLGRRRSWLLLSQALVVIGLVGMSLCDPQQHLSWLIALAVLVAFASATQDIAVDAYRLEIADDQRQAALAASYMAGYRVAALLATAGALFFAEWFGSTGFSYLHKAWAGTYVLFGVMMLPALFTTLVMREPPVPMRTQLSAARYGLMHQMASVFVLIILLVSVPASFTQMFNTGWSSVISGDATPLDLLLEDRAFLRLILYVLLTWACLSSLGRRGLAPVLTPVHDFIARYRWQALLLLGLIATYRMSDTVMGVMANVFYIDMGFTKDQIASVSKVFGLIMTLVGAGVGGLLIVRFGILPILFIGGAASAATNILFLMLADMGPNLEMLVVTISLDNFSSGLATSAFVAYLSSLTNLKFSATQYALLSSIMLLLPRLIGGYSGVMVEKYGYHDFFLITALLGVPTLILIALHWRQEVSRGKQVPVDNPAAERP; encoded by the coding sequence ATGCCCCGTAAAACCTGGCGCGCTGCGCTTGCTGCCTATGCCAGCCCGTCAACCTTGGTACTTTTGCTGCTGGGCTTCGCCGCCGGCCTGCCCTACATGCTGGTGTTCTCGACCCTGTCGGTGTGGCTGCGCGAAGCGGGCGTGGCCCGTGAAACCATTGGCTACGCCAGCCTGATAGGCCTGGCCTATGCCTTCAAATGGGTCTGGTCACCCCTGCTCGACCAGTGGCGCCTGCCGCTGCTTGGCGGCCTGGGGCGACGCCGTTCGTGGCTGTTGCTGTCGCAAGCGCTGGTGGTAATCGGCCTGGTCGGCATGAGCTTGTGCGACCCGCAACAGCACCTGTCCTGGCTGATCGCCCTGGCGGTGCTGGTGGCCTTTGCCTCGGCCACCCAGGACATCGCCGTCGATGCCTATCGCCTCGAAATTGCCGACGACCAGCGCCAGGCGGCCCTCGCCGCCAGCTACATGGCCGGTTACCGGGTCGCCGCCCTGCTGGCGACCGCGGGCGCACTGTTCTTCGCCGAATGGTTCGGTTCCACCGGCTTCAGCTACCTGCACAAGGCCTGGGCTGGCACTTACGTGCTGTTCGGCGTGATGATGCTGCCGGCGCTGTTCACCACCCTGGTGATGCGTGAGCCACCGGTACCGATGCGCACCCAGCTGTCGGCCGCGCGCTATGGCCTGATGCATCAGATGGCCTCGGTGTTCGTGCTGATCATCCTGCTGGTGTCGGTACCGGCCAGCTTCACCCAGATGTTCAACACCGGTTGGTCAAGCGTCATTTCCGGCGATGCGACGCCACTCGACCTGCTGCTCGAAGACCGCGCCTTCCTGCGCCTGATCCTCTACGTGTTGCTGACTTGGGCCTGCCTTTCCAGCCTGGGCCGTCGTGGCCTGGCCCCGGTGCTGACACCGGTGCACGACTTCATCGCTCGCTACCGCTGGCAAGCGCTGTTGCTGCTCGGCCTGATTGCCACCTATCGCATGTCGGACACGGTGATGGGCGTGATGGCCAACGTGTTCTACATCGACATGGGTTTCACCAAGGACCAGATCGCCAGCGTCAGCAAGGTCTTCGGCCTGATCATGACCCTGGTCGGTGCTGGCGTCGGCGGCTTGCTGATCGTGCGTTTCGGCATCCTGCCGATCCTGTTCATCGGCGGCGCGGCTTCAGCAGCGACCAATATCCTGTTCCTGATGCTGGCCGACATGGGGCCGAACCTGGAAATGCTGGTGGTGACCATCTCGCTGGACAACTTCAGCTCGGGCCTGGCCACCTCGGCGTTCGTCGCCTACCTGTCGAGCCTGACCAACCTGAAGTTCTCGGCCACGCAATATGCGCTGCTCAGCTCGATCATGCTGTTGCTGCCGCGCCTGATCGGCGGGTATTCAGGGGTAATGGTGGAAAAGTACGGGTATCACGACTTCTTCCTGATCACTGCGCTGTTGGGCGTTCCGACCTTGATCCTGATTGCGCTGCACTGGCGCCAGGAAGTGAGCCGGGGAAAGCAGGTACCGGTGGATAACCCGGCGGCCGAGCGGCCCTGA
- a CDS encoding MGMT family protein, whose translation MSEGYEHALASPEARRTALYSVLGQVPEGKVVSYGELAELAGLGRAARWVGRTLGQLPADTRLPWHRVLGAGGRLSLALGTPSGDEQRARLRAEGVNVTNNRVDMTRHGWRPMEHSG comes from the coding sequence ATGTCTGAGGGATATGAGCACGCGCTGGCGTCGCCTGAAGCCCGACGAACGGCGCTGTATTCGGTGCTTGGCCAAGTACCCGAGGGCAAGGTGGTCAGCTATGGCGAGCTCGCCGAGCTGGCGGGACTGGGCCGGGCGGCCCGTTGGGTCGGGCGCACCCTTGGGCAGTTACCGGCCGATACACGCCTGCCCTGGCACCGGGTACTCGGCGCAGGCGGGCGCCTGAGCCTGGCGCTGGGCACCCCTTCGGGCGATGAACAGCGGGCCAGACTGCGCGCAGAGGGTGTGAATGTGACCAATAATCGTGTGGATATGACGCGCCATGGCTGGCGCCCGATGGAGCACAGCGGTTAG
- a CDS encoding DUF481 domain-containing protein produces the protein MYSRSLLCLLTASLCAAPAFADTVWMKNGDRLSGKIRVFDGGKLLLETPYGGSISLDWKQVQTLESDQKLLVKQDAYTGEVAKSLKAAEPGKVTLANGDAPKTVDLASVQQIMKPKPVVEDFVWKGNVDVALDYKRAENDTDDYDVGFKTTARHGRWRHNAEGEYNRETKDDVTTTDNWSAEYALDRFITEKWFWQGRMEYKRDRIEDLARQRTVGTGPGYQFWDDELGAFSLGSLINRTDFEYQDGAKDNFYSAAVKWDYTRYLIGKNVQLFTNGEFAKPLGGVADYSLDAEVGLRYKVTEWASLNLKAEKDIITGTRDSDLDKTRYTAGFGVTW, from the coding sequence ATGTATTCTAGATCCTTGCTTTGCCTATTGACCGCTTCGCTGTGTGCCGCCCCGGCGTTCGCCGACACCGTGTGGATGAAGAACGGTGACCGGCTCAGCGGCAAGATTCGTGTTTTCGATGGTGGCAAGCTGCTGCTGGAAACACCGTATGGCGGCTCTATCTCGCTGGACTGGAAACAGGTCCAGACCCTCGAGAGCGATCAGAAATTGCTGGTCAAGCAGGACGCCTACACCGGCGAGGTGGCCAAGTCGCTCAAGGCCGCCGAGCCCGGCAAGGTGACGCTGGCCAACGGTGATGCGCCAAAAACTGTCGACCTGGCCAGCGTCCAGCAGATCATGAAGCCCAAGCCAGTGGTGGAAGATTTTGTCTGGAAAGGCAACGTCGACGTGGCCCTTGACTACAAGCGCGCCGAAAACGATACCGATGATTACGATGTCGGTTTCAAGACCACCGCTCGCCATGGCCGCTGGCGGCACAATGCCGAAGGCGAGTACAACCGCGAAACCAAGGACGATGTCACCACCACCGACAACTGGAGCGCGGAATACGCGCTCGACCGCTTCATCACCGAGAAGTGGTTCTGGCAAGGGCGCATGGAGTACAAGCGCGACCGCATCGAGGACCTGGCCCGCCAGCGCACCGTCGGTACCGGCCCTGGCTACCAGTTCTGGGACGACGAACTGGGCGCGTTCTCGCTGGGTTCGCTGATCAACCGTACCGATTTCGAGTATCAGGACGGTGCCAAGGACAACTTCTACTCCGCGGCGGTGAAATGGGACTATACCCGCTACCTGATCGGCAAGAACGTCCAGCTGTTCACCAATGGCGAGTTCGCCAAGCCGCTGGGTGGCGTGGCCGACTACTCGCTGGATGCCGAAGTGGGGCTGCGCTACAAGGTCACCGAGTGGGCTTCGCTCAACCTCAAGGCGGAGAAGGACATCATCACCGGGACGCGGGACAGTGACCTGGACAAGACTCGTTACACTGCCGGCTTCGGTGTGACCTGGTAG
- a CDS encoding HugZ family protein — protein MSTNAIRPARELLLKEYRGVLSTHSKSMPGFPFGSVVPYCLDAEGNPLILISRIAQHTHNLQKDPKCSLLVGEREAEDVQAVGRLTVMAEAHKLVDEAAIEAAAERYYRYFPDAANYHKAHDFDFWVLQPVRHRYIGGFGAIHWLDQVTLANPFAGQSEASMIEHMNSDHANAIAHYVELSDLPRSVPAQMVGIDSEGMHLRIGQGIYWLAFPAPCNTPTQVREALVLLARAEQWPAATEVEA, from the coding sequence GTGAGTACCAACGCCATCCGCCCCGCCCGGGAACTGCTGCTCAAGGAATACCGCGGCGTCCTTTCGACCCATTCCAAGTCCATGCCGGGCTTCCCGTTCGGTTCGGTGGTGCCTTACTGCCTGGATGCCGAGGGTAACCCGCTGATCCTGATCAGCCGCATCGCCCAGCACACCCACAACCTGCAGAAGGACCCCAAGTGCTCGCTGCTGGTGGGTGAGCGTGAGGCCGAGGACGTGCAGGCTGTGGGCCGCCTGACGGTGATGGCCGAAGCGCACAAGCTGGTCGATGAGGCCGCCATCGAGGCGGCGGCCGAGCGCTACTACCGCTATTTCCCCGATGCGGCCAACTACCACAAGGCCCATGACTTCGACTTCTGGGTCCTGCAGCCGGTGCGCCATCGCTACATCGGTGGCTTCGGCGCGATCCACTGGCTCGACCAGGTGACCCTGGCCAATCCGTTCGCGGGCCAAAGCGAGGCGAGCATGATCGAGCACATGAACAGCGACCATGCCAATGCCATTGCCCATTACGTCGAGCTGAGCGACCTGCCGCGCAGCGTACCGGCGCAGATGGTCGGCATCGACAGCGAAGGCATGCACCTGCGTATTGGCCAGGGTATCTACTGGTTAGCGTTCCCCGCGCCTTGCAACACGCCGACACAAGTCCGCGAAGCCCTGGTTTTGCTGGCGCGCGCCGAACAATGGCCGGCTGCGACTGAAGTCGAGGCTTGA